A genomic segment from Pseudobacteriovorax antillogorgiicola encodes:
- a CDS encoding PolC-type DNA polymerase III, protein MSLLQHSMFQSVFFPNEDDEASGRQHELLLQKVLRYRAPTNRLIRDCRLVVFDFETTGLDSYKDRIIEIGGLVVENGKAVDEFSTLIKPDIPLPTTASKITGITEEMLADQPSIEDELPKFLKFIEGSILVAHNAEFDMAFLRNTCERLGYQIQWPSFCTLKLARALLPDLESKNLDTLAQHYQLSFEARHRSIGDCKVTSAVLQSFLSSEGSHLEYWNDFEPYAVGQNI, encoded by the coding sequence ATGTCACTATTACAACACTCGATGTTTCAGTCTGTGTTTTTTCCCAACGAAGACGACGAAGCGTCAGGGCGTCAGCACGAACTGCTCTTGCAAAAGGTCCTTCGCTATCGGGCTCCGACCAATCGCCTGATTCGCGATTGCCGACTGGTGGTATTCGACTTTGAGACCACTGGCCTAGACAGTTACAAAGACCGGATCATTGAAATCGGTGGCCTCGTCGTAGAAAATGGCAAGGCGGTGGACGAGTTTTCGACTCTCATCAAGCCAGATATTCCCCTGCCAACAACAGCGTCTAAAATTACTGGCATTACAGAGGAGATGCTAGCGGACCAACCCAGCATCGAAGACGAACTACCCAAATTTCTAAAATTCATCGAAGGCTCAATCCTAGTCGCCCACAATGCCGAATTCGATATGGCTTTCCTTCGCAACACCTGTGAAAGGCTCGGCTACCAAATCCAGTGGCCTTCCTTTTGTACCTTGAAACTTGCGCGGGCTCTACTTCCAGATTTAGAAAGCAAGAACCTCGATACCTTAGCGCAGCACTACCAACTAAGCTTCGAAGCGCGTCACCGTTCCATTGGTGACTGTAAGGTAACGAGTGCCGTGCTGCAGTCTTTCCTTTCATCCGAAGGCTCCCACCTGGAATATTGGAACGACTTCGAACCTTATGCGGTAGGACAAAACATATGA